The following proteins are encoded in a genomic region of Brachypodium distachyon strain Bd21 chromosome 1, Brachypodium_distachyon_v3.0, whole genome shotgun sequence:
- the LOC100835463 gene encoding zinc finger protein 1, with protein sequence MSSMAREALQAVIHKEEEAVAVAATSSSEESGAHGGVLQGWAKRKRSRPRQRSEEENLALCLLMLSRGGGQHRVQAPQPSSSSPVTLTAAEFKCSVCGRSFGSYQALGGHKTSHRVKQPSPPPPPPTAPVLVAPAPAAIPTTPAEPATSSTDAAGAPATSNRVHRCSICHKEFPTGQALGGHKRKHYDGVIGSAAAAASSTELLATAAAAESEVGSTGTGAAARAFDLNIPAVPEFVWRPCLKGSSGKMMWEDDEEVQSPLAFKKPRLLTA encoded by the coding sequence ATGTCGTCTATGGCCAGGGAAGCGCTGCAGGCCGTGATccacaaggaggaggaggcggtggccgtggcggcgacgagcagcAGTGAGGAGAGCGGCGCACACGGCGGGGTGCTGCAGGGGTGGGCCAAGAGGAAGCGCTCGCGCCCGCGGCAGCGATCCGAGGAGGAGAACCTCGCGCTCTGCCTCCTCATGCTCTCCCGCGGCGGTGGCCAGCACCGGGTCCAGGCGCCACagccgtcgtcctcgtccccgGTGACTCTCACGGCCGCCGAGTTCAAGTGCTCCGTCTGCGGCAGGTCCTTCGGCTCCTACCAGGCGCTCGGAGGCCACAAGACGAGCCACCGCGTCAAGCAGccttctccccctcctcctcctcccaccgcTCCAGTACTCGTGGCTCCGGCCCCCGCTGCCATCCCGACCACACCGGCAGAACCAGCCACGTCATCAACCGACGCTGCCGGCGCTCCCGCCACATCCAACAGAGTCCACAGGTGCTCCATCTGCCACAAGGAGTTCCCCACCGGGCAGGCGCTGGGCGGGCACAAGAGGAAGCACTACGACGGGGTCATCGgcagcgccgcggccgccgcctcgtccacCGAGCTTctggcaaccgccgccgccgccgagtccGAGGTGGGgagcaccggcaccggcgccgccgccagggcgTTCGACCTCAACATCCCGGCCGTGCCGGAGTTCGTGTGGCGGCCGTGCCTCAAGGGCAGCAGCGGCAAGATGATGtgggaggacgacgaggaggtgCAGAGCCCGCTCGCCTTCAAGAAGCCCCGCCTCCTCACCGCCTGA
- the LOC100841477 gene encoding probable N-acetyltransferase HLS1 produces the protein MIMVEAVAAVVEEEQEDHWEAVVVVVREYDGERDRRGVEEVERECEVGSSGSGGRSGKMRLFTDLLGDPLARIRNSPAYLMLVAETTATGGGGTEIIGLVRGCVKSVVSGACSTQPSNQDPIYTKVAYILGLRVSPNHRRRGVGKKLVERMEEWFREKGAEYSYMATEQDNEASVRLFTGRCGYAKFRTPSVLVHPVFPGHALPPSRRASISRLDTRDAERLYRRHFASVEFFPADIDAVLSNALSLGTFLALPAGTRPWDGIESPPASSWAVVSVWNCADAFRLEVRGATRLMRAAAGATRLVDRTAPWLGIPSVPDLFRPFGVCFMYGVGGAGPGAPGLVRALCRHAHNVARRRGGFGVVATEVGARDPVRAGVPRWARLGAEDLWCIKRLADGYAHGGGTLGDWTKAPPGRSIFVDPREF, from the exons atGATCATGGTTGAGGCGGTAGCTGCAGTAGTGGAGGAGGAACAAGAGGATCATTgggaggcggtggtggtggtggtgcgtGAGTACGACGGCGAGCGCGACCGGCGCGGCGTGGAGGAGGTGGAACGGGAGTGCGAGGTGGGCTcctccggatccggcggccgcTCCGGCAAGATGCGCCTTTTCACTGACCTCCTCGGCGATCCCCTCGCTCGCATTCGCAACTCGCCGGCCTACCTCATGCTG GTCGCCGAGACTACagcaaccggcggcggcggcacggagATCATCGGCCTCGTCCGCGGCTGCGTCAAGTccgtcgtctccggcgcctGTAGCACGCAGCCCAGCAATCAGGACCCCATCTACACCAAGGTCGCGTACATCCTCGGCCTCCGTGTCTCGCCCAACCATCG GAGGAGAGGTGTGGGGAAGAAGCTGGTGGAGCGGATGGAGGAGTGGTTCCGCGAGAAGGGCGCCGAGTACTCGTACATGGCGACGGAGCAGGACAACGAGGCGTCGGTGCGCCTCTTCACGGGCCGATGCGGCTACGCCAAGTTCCGCACGCCCTCCGTGCTCGTGCACCCGGTGTTCCCCGGCCACGCCCTGCCGCCCTCCCGCCGCGCCTCCATCTCCCGCCTCGACACGCGCGACGCCGAGCGCCTCTACCGCCGGCATTTCGCCAGCGTCGAGTTCTTCCCCGCCGACATCGACGCCGTGCTCTCCAACGCGCTCTCTCTCGGCACCTTCCTCGCCCTGCCGGCCGGCACGAGGCCGTGGGACGGCATCGAGAGCCCCCCGGCGTCGTCGTGGGCGGTGGTGAGCGTGTGGAACTGCGCGGACGCGTTCCGGCTCGAGGTGCGGGGCGCGACGCGGCTGATgcgcgccgcggcgggggcgacCCGGCTCGTGGACCGGACGGCGCCGTGGCTTGGCATTCCTTCGGTGCCGGACCTGTTCAGGCCGTTCGGGGTCTGCTTCATGTACGGCGTGGgcggggccgggccgggcgcGCCGGGGCTCGTGCGCGCGCTGTGCCGGCACGCGCACAACGTggcccggcggcgcggcgggttCGGCGTGGTGGCCACGGAGGTGGGCGCCCGGGACCCCGTCCGCGCCGGGGTGCCGCGGTGGGCGCGCCTCGGCGCCGAGGACCTCTGGTGCATCAAGCGGCTCGCGGACGGGTACGCGCACGGCGGTGGCACGCTCGGCGACTGGACCAAGGCGCCGCCCGGGCGTTCCATCTTCGTCGACCCCAGAGAGTTTTAG